DNA sequence from the Cupriavidus sp. WKF15 genome:
ATTTGCCATGCTGCAGCCAGCCTTGCGCGAAGATCTCCTGGCGTACTGCCTTGCCCTGCGCGTCCACGATCACGCGCACGATCCGGTAGCCGACCCGTTCGCTGCGGTTCCAGCTGCCGTGCTCGGCAATGAAGATGTTGTTGCGGTACTCGGCGGGAAACTGCGTGCCGGTGTAGAAGCGCATGCCCAGCGCCGCGACATGCGCGCCGAGCTTGGCGACAGGCGGTACGAACTCGGAGCAGGCGCGCTGCTTGCCGAACTCGGGATCGGGGATGTTTCCCGCGTGGCAGAACGGATAGCCGAAATGCTGCCCGGCCTGTGTCACGCGGTTCAGCTCGTCGTCGGGCTGGTCGTCGCCGAGGTAGTCGCGGCCGTTGTCGGTGAACCACAGTTCGTGCGTCGCGGGATGCCAGTCGAATCCGACTGAATTGCGCACGCCGCGCGCCACCACCTGCAGGTCCGAGCCGTCGGGCTTCATCTTCATGATGTTGGCGTAGCGGTTCTCGTCCGGCGCGCAGATATTGCAGGGGGCGCCAACTGGAACGTAGAGATAGCCGTCCGGGCCGAAGGCGATGAACTTCCAGCCATGCGTCGTTTCCTTTGGAAACCGGTCGGTGACGACTACCGGCGTCGGCGGGTGGTCCAGCCGGGCTTCGATGTTGTCGAGGCGGACGATGCGGGAAGTCGACGACGCGTACAGGCTGCCATCGCGGAACGCTACGCCCACTGGCCTGGCCAGGCCGCTTGCCACGACGCGAACAACCGGTTTGCCGCCTAGCGCTGAGGGCAGTGCATAGACCTTGCCTTCTTGTGTGCCAACGAACAATGTGCCGGATGGCGTGAGCGCCATGCCCCGGGCGTTGGGGACTTCATCGCTCAGGACTTCGATGCGGAATCCTGGCGGCAATTGGATCTGCGCCAGGGGCAAGGCCGCAGATGTGGCGGCCGGAGCGCTAAGCAGAGTGAGACAGGCCAGTGATGCCAGACGTGCGGTGCGATCAACGAAGTGCCGGACGATTCCCATGGCGCGCCTCCCGTCGCGGATTCCGCCACGATGCCTCCGCTCACGCACAGCGTCAACTGCCTAAGTGTTTGTTTGACCACGGATATTGGGCTATACTCTTGCGTTTCGTGTTCGAACACCAAGTTTTCTGAGGAATCATCTCATGGTCGTTATTCGTCTGGCTCGCGGCGGCAGCAAGAAGCGCCCCTTCTTCAACATCGTCGCTACCGATTCGCGCAACCGCCGCGATGGCCGCTTCATCGAGCGCGTTGGCTTCTACAATCCGCTGGCTTCGGAAGGCGAAGAAGGTCTGCGCGTGGTGCAGGACCGTCTGGCCTACTGGCAAGGCGTTGGCGCCCAGCTGTCGCCGACCGTTGCTCGCCTGGTCAAGCAGAACGCCGCCAAGGCCGCTGCCTGATAGCAGTTTGCAGCGCGTTCCCGATCGGGGCGCGTTTTCATTGCACACGTGACTGAACGAAAGCAGGGCGCCGCTGCGCCGAGGCCCTTGAATCGGCCTCAGGGCGAGTCGTCAAAGGCGGTCAAGCTGCCGGCGACGCTTCTGTCTGCCGATCCGCTGCCGGACGATCTGGTGGAGGTCGGCTATGTCGGTGCCGCCTATGGCATCCGCGGCTGGATCAAGGTCCAGCCCCATGCCGACGACGCATCCGCGCTGCTGCATGCGCGCCGCTGGTGGCTGCTGGTGCCCCCGCAGGCTGGCCTGGTGGCCGCGGCGGAGGCTTCGCATGCCCAGGCGGTCTGCGTCAGGATCGCGCAATCGCGCGAGCACAGCGGAACCGTCGTGGCGCAGGCAACTGGCGTTTCGGACCGCAACCTGGCGGAAGCGCTCAGGGGGCGGCGCGTGTGGATCCGGCGTGAGGATTTTCCGGCGCCGGACGAGAATGAGTTTTACTGGGTGGATCTGATCGGCTGCACCGTGAGCAACGAGCAAGGCGAGTTGCTGGGCGAGGTGTCCGGTCTGATCGATAACGGGGCTCACCAGATCCTGCAGGTGGCTTACGCATTGCCCGACGGTAAGGCCGGTGAGCGGCTCGTACCGTTTGTCGATGCGTTCCTGCGTACGGTCGACACCGCGGGCAAGCGCATCGTGGTGGACTGGGGGCTCGACTACTGAATTTGTGCCGACGCCGGTGCGGGTTCGGAGGGGGAGGGCGGATGCAGTTCGATGTAATCACGCTGTTTCCCGACATGTTTCGCGCGCTGACCGACTGGGGCATTACCAGCCGGGCAGCCAAGCAGCAACGGTACGCCCTGCGTACGTGGAATCCGCGCGATTTCACCACGGACAACTACCGGACCATCGATGATCGGCCGTATGGTGGTGGTCCCGGCATGGTCATGCTGGCGAGGCCGCTGGAAGATGCGATCGATGCTGCCTCGGCGGCACAGTCGCGGGCCGGCGTGGAAGCGCCGCACGTGGTGCTGATGTCGCCCCAGGGTGCGCCGCTGACCCACGAGAAGGTCATGTCGCTCGCGCAGCGACCCGGACTGGTGTTGTTGTGCGGCCGCTACGAGGCGATCGACCAGCGCCTGATCGATCGCCGCGTGCACGAGGAAATCAGCCTTGGCGATTTCGTGCTGTCCGGCGGCGAGCTGCCCGCGATGGCATTGATCGATGCCGTGGTGCGGCACCTGCCCGGTGTGCTGGGCGATGCGCAGTCGGCGGTGCAGGACAGCTTTGTCAACGGCTTGCTCGATTGCCCGCATTACACGCGGCCGGAAGAGTATGAGGGTGTGCGGGTACCCGAGATCCTGCTCGGCGGCCATCATGCCGAGATTGAAAAATGGCGGCGCCAGCAGGCGCTGGCCAATACCGCGAGAAAGCGTCCCGACCTGATCGAGACCGCTCGCGCGCAAGGTTTGCTAACCCGTTCCGACGAGAAGTTCCTGTCGGAATGGTTGGTGAAAGAAGGGCGGGAGAATTCTCCCGCCAGGTAAAACCCCATCCTCTGCCGGGGCCCGGGCAATGCCTGGGGCATCCAACGCCGGCACGATGGTTACGGAGAAAGAACGATGAACATCATCGAGCAGATCGAGAAGGAAGAGATCGCGCGTCTGACCGCGAACAAGACCATCCCCGCATTCGCACCCGGCGACACCGTGATCGTCAGCGTGAACGTGGTGGAAGGCAACCGCAAGCGCGTGCAGGCTTACGAAGGCGTGGTGATTGCCAAGCGTAACCGTGGCCTGAATTCGTCCTTCATCGTGCGCAAGATCTCGTCGGGTGAAGGCGTGGAGCGTACGTTCCAGCTGTACTCGCCGCTGATCGCCGGCATCGAAGTGAAGCGTCGCGGCGACGTGCGTCGCGCGAAGCTGTACTACCTGCGCGAGCGCTCGGGCAAGTCCGCACGTATCAAGGAAAAGCTGGTTTCGAAGGCAGCCAAGGCTGCCCAGTAAGCCGGACATGCCGGCCGGGCCTACCGGCCGGATGTTTCCTCAGGAAGGGCACCGCAAGGTGCCCTTTTTGCGTTTTTGGCAACTGTGCCGGATTGCTGCGCTGCCGAAAGGCGAGCATCTGTCATACTTGAACCTGCTATGCGCCCCGTCTTTGACCCAGAGTCCCTTCCCATCATCGATGTCGACAAGCGCCGTCCGGCACTGAGCGCACCGCGCCTGCAGGCGGACTTCATCCGCCACCGCTTGCAGGCACCGCCCGCCTGGGCGCCCGAGCTGACCGATGAATCACGTGTCTACGACCGCAGCCGCAGCCTGCGCCAGGCTGCCGTACTGGTGCCGATTGTCGAGCGCCGCGACGGTCTGACGGTGTTGCTCACCGAGCGTAATGCCAACCTGAGTGCGCATGCGGGACAGATCAGTTTTCCTGGCGGCAGCCAGGAAGACCATGACACCAGCCGCATTGATACCGCCCTTCGGGAAACCGAAGAAGAGGTCGGCCTGGTGCGCGACTATGTGGAGGTGCTGGGGGCGCTGCCCGATTACATCACCGGCACCGGCTTCCATGTCAGCCCGGTGGTGGGCCTGGTGCGCGACGGCTTTACGTTGCGGCCCGACGCCTCGGAAGTGGCAGATGTGTTCGAGGTGCCGCTGGCCTTCCTGATGGATCCTTCGCACCATGAGCGGCGCCTGTTCCGCTGGGTCGATGGCGAACGGATGTTCTACGCCATGCCGTTCCCGCGCGAAGGCGGTGGTCACCGCTTCATCTGGGGCGCGACGGCGGGCATGCTGCGCAACCTCTACCACCTGCTCGCCGCCTGACTCGCAGCCAGATCAGGCGGCAGCCTGATCGCGCTGCCCGATGCAATGCGGGCAACTCTTGCCGACGACGTAGTGCGGGCTTTGCTGTTCTTCCGGCGTCACCACGGCACGGCAGGCGAAGCACTGTTTCGGGCCGGCGGGCTCCAGGTTCGGATTGAGCGCGGTGCGGTAATCGAAGACGAAGCAGTCGCCGCGATAGTGGCTGCCGCCGACTTCCTCGAAATACTTGAGGATGCCGCCTTCAAGCTGGTAGACGTGGTCGATGCCGACTTCCTGCATGTGGATCGCGGCCTTCTCGCAGCGGATGCCGCCGGTGCAGAACGACACCACGGTCTTGCCTTCGAAATCCGCCTTGTGGGCTTCCACCGCTTCGGGGAATTCGCTGAACTTGGCGAGGTTGTATTCCACCACCGTATCGAACGTCCCGACCGCCACTTCGAAGTCGTTGCGCGTATCGAGCATCACCACCGGACGGCCGTCGTCGTCATGGCCCTGGTCCAGCCAGCGCTTGAGGTCGACCGGCCGCACCGACGGCGCGCGCCCTTCCTCGGGACGGATCAGCGGGCGCTTCATGGTGATGATTTCCTTCTTGGCGCGCACCAGCATGCGCTTGAAGGGCTGGTTCTCCGACAGGCTTTCCTTGGGCGCAATGTCCGCGAAGCGCGCGTCGGCATGCAGCCAGGCCATGAAGCCATCAATGGCTTCGCGCGGGCCGGCCAGGAACATGTTGATGCCTTCGGGCGCGAGCAGGATGGTGCCCTTCAGGCCAAGATCCTCGCAGCGCGAGCGCATTTCCGGCCGCAACGTCTCGATGTCGTTGAGCGAGACGAACTTGTAAGCGGAGATGTTGACGATCTGCATGATGGGCTGCGCTGCGCCACGCGCGCAAACGCGCGCGATAACTGCCTGATTGGAAAGGCGAAATTATAGCGCGCCGGGCCGGCGCCGGCCGGCATTTCCCAGCGTCGTCCTCGGCTATCGGGGGCGGGTGCGATGTTCCAGGCCCGGGCCGCTGCCCATGCCGAGCCGGTACAATGTCGCCCATGTCTGCCCCCCGTTTCGTACACCTTCGCGTCCATTCCGAGTATTCCGTCGTCGACGGCATCGTCCGCCTGGATGATGCCGTCAAGGCCGCGGCCGGCGATGGCATGGGCGCGCTCGCTCTCACCGACCTCGCCAATGCCTTCGGCCTGATCCGCTTCTACAAGGAAGCGCGCGGCGGCGGCGTCAAGCCCGTGGTCGGCGCCGATGTCTGGCTGTCCAATGCGGACGACCGCGACAAGCCCGCGCGGCTGCTGCTGCTGGTGCAGGACCGCATCGGCTACCTGAACCTGTGCATGCTGCTGTCGCGCGCGTGGCTGTCGAACCAGCACCGCGGCCGTGCCGAGATCGAGCCCGGCTGGTTCGGCGAGCCCGGTGAAGAGGGCCAGCCGCTGGCGACAGGGCTGATCGCGCTGTCGGGCGCAATGGGCGGCGATGTCGGCATGGCGCTGGCCAACGGCAACGTCGATGGCGCCCGCCGTGCCGCGGCGCATTGGGCCTCCGTCTTCCCGCAGCGTTTCTACATCGAGCTGCAGCGCGCCGGTCATCCCGGCACGGATGCCTACGTGCAGCAGGCCGTGCACCTGGCCGCCGAGATGCAGCTGCCCGTGGTGGCCACGCACCCGGTGCAGTTCATGACGCCGGACGACTTCACCGCGCACGAGGCGCGCGTCTGTATCGCCGAAGGCGAACTGCTGGCCAATCCGCGCCGTACGCGCCGTTTCACCACGGACCAGTACTTCAAGACGCAGGACGAGATGTGCGCGCTGTTCGCCGACATTCCGTCCGCGCTCGAGAACGCCGTGGAGATCGCGCGGCGCTGCAACCTGACGCTGGAGCTGGGCAAGCCGCGCCTGCCGCTGTTCCCCACGCCCGACGGCATGTCGCTCGACGACTACCTGGTCTTCATGGCCAAGGACGGCCTGGAGAAGCGCCTGGCCGTGCTGTTCCCGGACGAGGCACAGCGCGAGGCCAAGCGGCCCGAGTACTACGCACGCCTGGAGTTCGAGACCGGCACCATCATCAAGATGGGTTTCCCGGGCTACTTCCTGATCGTGGCGGACTTTATCAACTGGGCCAAGAACAATGGCGTGCCGGTGGGGCCGGGCCGGGGCTCGGGTGCCGGTTCGCTGGTGGCCTATGCGCTGGGCATTACCGACCTGGATCCGCTCAAGTACGCGCTGCTGTTCGAGCGTTTCCTGAACCCGGAGCGGGTGTCCATGCCCGACTTCGATATCGACTTCTGCCAGCACGGCCGTGACCGCGTGATCACGTACGTGAAGGAAAAGTACGGCAAGGATGCGGTATCGCAGATCGCTACCTTCGGCACCATGGCGGCCAAGGCCGCGGTGCGCGACGTGGGCCGCGTGCTCGACCTGGGCTACGGCTTCGTCGACGGCATCGCCAAGCTGATTCCGTTCAAGCCCGGCAAGCTCGTCACGATCGAAGAGGCCAAGAAGGAAGAGCCGCTGCTCACCGAGCGCGAGAACAACGAGGAAGAAGTGCGCCAGCTGCTGGAGCTGGCGCAGCGCGTCGAAGGCATGACCCGCAACGTCGGTATGCACGCCGGCGGCGTGCTGATCGCGCCGGGCCGGCTGACCGATTTCTGCCCGCTCTATACGCAGGGCGCGCAGAACGACGGCATGAGCGGCGTCGTCAGCCAGTACGACAAGGACGACGTGGAAGCGGCCGGCCTGGTCAAGTTCGACTTTCTGGGCCTGACCACGCTGACCATCCTCGACTGGGCCGAGCGCTATATCCGCCGGCTGGATCCCAGCAAGGCGGACTGGAACTGCAGCCAGATCCCGCTCGATGACGGCCCCGCCTTCGACATCCTCAAGACCGCCAACACGGTCGCGGTGTTCCAGCTGGAAAGCCGCGGCATGCAGGGCATGCTGAAGGACGCCAAGCCTGACCGCTTCGAGGACATCATCGCGCTGGTGGCGCTGTACCGCCCGGGCCCGATGGACCTGATCCCCAGCTTCTGCGCGCGCAAGCACGGCCGCGAGAAGGTGGAGTACCCGGACCCGCGCGTCGAGCCCGTGCTCAAGGAGACCCACGGCATCATGGTCTACCAGGAGCAGGTGATGCAGATGGCGCAGATCATCGGCGGCTACTCGCTCGGCGGCGCCGACCTGCTGCGCCGCGCCATGGGCAAGAAAAAGCCCGAGGAGATGGCGCAGCACCGCGTGATGTTCCGCGAAGGCGCCGACAAGAACGGTCTCTCCGCCGAGCAGGCCGACGACATCTTCGACCTGATGGAGAAGTTCGCGGGCTACGGCTTCAACAAGTCGCACGCGGCCGCGTACGCGCTGCTGGCGTACTACACCGCGTGGCTCAAGGCGCATCATCCGGCCGAATTCATGGCAGCCAACATGTCGCTGGCCATGGACGACACCGACAAGGTCAAGATCCTTTACGAGGACTGCAAGCTCAACAAGCTCGCGGTGCTGCCGCCCGACGTCAACGCCAGCGAGTACCGCTTCGCGCCGACCGATGCCAGGACCATTCGCTACGGCCTCGGCGGCATCAAGGGCTCCGGGCAGGGCGCCATCGAAGACATCCTGCGTGCGCGCGCGGAGCGGCCCTTCACGGACCTGTTCGACTTCTGCGAGCGCGTCGACCGCCGCCAGGTGAACCGCCGCACCATCGAGGCGCTGATCCGTGCCGGCGCGTTCGACAGCCTCAACGACAACCGCGCGCAATTGCTGGCCTCGGTCTCGATCGCGATGGAGGCGGCCGACCAGAAGGCCGAGTCGGCCAACCAGGTCTCGCTGTTCGACTTGATGGGAGATGCCGGCGATGCGCACCGGCCGGAACTGATCGATGAACCGCGCTGGACGCCCAAGCGCACCTTGCAGGAGGAGAAGCACGCGCTCGGCTACTACTTCTCCGGGCACCTGTTCGATGCCTGCCGCGACGAGGTGCGCCGCTTCGTCAAGAGCACGCTGGCCGGCCTGGAAAAGGAAGTGCAGGGCAACGGCGGCGGTTTCGGCCGCGACGTGCGCGGCAAGACCATCGCCGGCGTGATCGCCGGGGTGCGCACGCAGATGACGCAGCGCGGCAAGATGATCATCGTGCAGCTCGACGACGGCACCGGGGTGGTGGAGATGACCGTCTTCAACGAGGTGTTCGATGCCAACCGGCATATGTTCCGCGAGGACGAGCTGCTGATCGCGACGGGCAACGCACGCCACGACACCTTCACCGGCGGCGTGCGCTTCACGGCCGAGTCGGTCATGGACCTGGCGACGGCGCGCAGCGCCTATGCCAGTGCGCTCAGCATCGCGCTCGCACCGGAAGACTCGACCATGGAACGTTTGCGCACGGTGCTGACCCAATACCGTGCCAAGCCGCGCGATGCGGGCCCGGCGGGCCTCGGCCTGCTGGTGCGGTACCGCAATCCGAGTGCCGCGTGCGAGATCCATCTCGGACCGAACTGGCGCGTGGAGCCGGACGAAGCCCTGCTCGGTGAACTGCGGCAGTGGCTCGGCAACGACGCGGTGGAGCTGATGTATTGAAGTTCGGGGCAGGGCGCGCAAGGCATGGCGCCATGCCCTTTTGCGCACCTTCCGGCGCCTCTGCCGCGCCGGGGAATGCGGTTACAATGGCTGCGTTTTTTGCGCCTCTATGTGGCGTTTTCGCCATGCCGGGCAACATCCGGTAATTCCCCGGCGTTTCCCGTGCCACCCGGTCAGACGGGTGCGCGTCGCATCTTTCAAATTAAGGGCGGTAGTGAGCAATCCAGCGAAGTCCGAACAATCGGCCGGACAAGACGTACAGGTAGGCAAGCGCCTGATGGGCTATCTGCGCCCCGAGCTGCGCATCTTCATTGCCGCCATCGTGGCCATGGCCGTGGTCGCGGCCAGCGAGGGCGTGATCCCGAAGGTCGTCAACGACTTGCTCGACAAGGGCTTTGGCGGCCAATATGCCGGCAAGCTGTGGCATGTCCCCGCCATCCTGACCGGCGTGGCGCTGATCCGCGGCGTGGCCCAGTTCGCGTCCGGTTACCTGTTGAGCCTGATCTCGAACCGCGTGCTGCTGAAGATGCGCATGCAGATGTTCGACCGCATGCTGCACGCGCCGGCCCAGTTCTATCACCGCAATACCGCGGCGTCGCTGATCAACGCGGTGATCTTCGAGGTCAACCAGGTGCTGTCGATCCTGACCAGCGTGTTCATCACGCTGGTGCGGGACTCGCTGACCGTAGTGGCGCTGCTGATCTACCTGTTCTACACGAACTGGCGCCTGACGCTGATCGTGGCCGTGATCCTGCCCGTGATCGGCTACCTGATGTCGAAGATCAACCGGCGCCTGCGCCGCCTGAACCGCGACCACCAGACCCTGACCAACAGCGCTGCCTATGTGGTCGAAGAGGCCGCAGGCGGCTTCAAGGTCGTGAAGCTGCACGGCGGCGAGGCTTACGAGATGAACCGCTTCCGCGCCATGGCGGAGCGGCTCAAGAACTACTCGATGCGCATGGCCGTGGCCGGCGGCCTGAACCAGCCCGTGACGGCTTTCCTTGCCGCGCTGGCGCTGTCGGTCATCATCACCATCGCCATGATCCAGGCGCAGGGCAACCAGACCACGATCGGCGGTTTCACCGGTTTCGTAATGGCCATGCTGCTGCTGATCTCGCCGCTCAAGCACCTGACGGACATCAACCAGCCGCTCACGCGCGGCCTGACCGCGGCCGAACTGATCTTCCGCCTGATCGACGAGCCGGTGGAGCCGCAGGACGGCGGTGTGCGCATCGAACGTGCCAGGGGCGACCTGGTGTTCGAGCGCGTCGGCTTCCGTTATGGCGAAGGCATGCGTGCGGCGCTGGAGGGCATCGATATCCGCGTGCCCGCCGGCGAGGTGGTGGCGCTGGTCGGTCCGTCGGGCAGCGGCAAGACCACGCTGGTCAACCTGGTGCCGCGCTTCTTCGACCCGAGCGACGGCCGCATCCTGCTGGATGGTCACGCCATCGGCGATATCGCGCTGCGCGAGTTGCGCAACCAGATCGCCTTCGTGAGCCAGGACGTGGTGCTCTTCAACGACACGGTTGCCGCCAACGTGGCGTATGGGGTCGGCCCGGAAGACAAGATCGATATGGCGCGTGTCGAACGTGCGCTGCAGGCCGCCTACCTGACCGATGTGGTGAAGAACCTGCCCGAAGGCGTCAACACGAACATTGGCGACAACGGCATGAAGCTCTCTGGTGGCCAACGCCAGCGCCTGGCCATCGCTCGTGCGATCTACAAGGATGCGCCGATCCTGATCCTGGATGAAGCCACCTCGGCGCTCGATTCGGAATCCGAGCGCCAGGTGCAGGCCGCGCTCGAAGCGCTGATGGTCGGCCGCACGACGCTGGTGATCGCGCACCGCCTTTCCACCATCGAGAACGCCGACCGCATCGTCGTGCTCGACCATGGCCGCGTGGCGGAGCAGGGCACGCACGAGGAGCTGCTGGGCGCCAACGGCCTGTACGCCGGGCTGCACCGGATCCAGTTCGCTACACACTGATCCTGGCTGCCGGCTCGC
Encoded proteins:
- a CDS encoding sulfurtransferase, with the protein product MQIVNISAYKFVSLNDIETLRPEMRSRCEDLGLKGTILLAPEGINMFLAGPREAIDGFMAWLHADARFADIAPKESLSENQPFKRMLVRAKKEIITMKRPLIRPEEGRAPSVRPVDLKRWLDQGHDDDGRPVVMLDTRNDFEVAVGTFDTVVEYNLAKFSEFPEAVEAHKADFEGKTVVSFCTGGIRCEKAAIHMQEVGIDHVYQLEGGILKYFEEVGGSHYRGDCFVFDYRTALNPNLEPAGPKQCFACRAVVTPEEQQSPHYVVGKSCPHCIGQRDQAAA
- the trmD gene encoding tRNA (guanosine(37)-N1)-methyltransferase TrmD, with product MQFDVITLFPDMFRALTDWGITSRAAKQQRYALRTWNPRDFTTDNYRTIDDRPYGGGPGMVMLARPLEDAIDAASAAQSRAGVEAPHVVLMSPQGAPLTHEKVMSLAQRPGLVLLCGRYEAIDQRLIDRRVHEEISLGDFVLSGGELPAMALIDAVVRHLPGVLGDAQSAVQDSFVNGLLDCPHYTRPEEYEGVRVPEILLGGHHAEIEKWRRQQALANTARKRPDLIETARAQGLLTRSDEKFLSEWLVKEGRENSPAR
- the dnaE gene encoding DNA polymerase III subunit alpha — protein: MSAPRFVHLRVHSEYSVVDGIVRLDDAVKAAAGDGMGALALTDLANAFGLIRFYKEARGGGVKPVVGADVWLSNADDRDKPARLLLLVQDRIGYLNLCMLLSRAWLSNQHRGRAEIEPGWFGEPGEEGQPLATGLIALSGAMGGDVGMALANGNVDGARRAAAHWASVFPQRFYIELQRAGHPGTDAYVQQAVHLAAEMQLPVVATHPVQFMTPDDFTAHEARVCIAEGELLANPRRTRRFTTDQYFKTQDEMCALFADIPSALENAVEIARRCNLTLELGKPRLPLFPTPDGMSLDDYLVFMAKDGLEKRLAVLFPDEAQREAKRPEYYARLEFETGTIIKMGFPGYFLIVADFINWAKNNGVPVGPGRGSGAGSLVAYALGITDLDPLKYALLFERFLNPERVSMPDFDIDFCQHGRDRVITYVKEKYGKDAVSQIATFGTMAAKAAVRDVGRVLDLGYGFVDGIAKLIPFKPGKLVTIEEAKKEEPLLTERENNEEEVRQLLELAQRVEGMTRNVGMHAGGVLIAPGRLTDFCPLYTQGAQNDGMSGVVSQYDKDDVEAAGLVKFDFLGLTTLTILDWAERYIRRLDPSKADWNCSQIPLDDGPAFDILKTANTVAVFQLESRGMQGMLKDAKPDRFEDIIALVALYRPGPMDLIPSFCARKHGREKVEYPDPRVEPVLKETHGIMVYQEQVMQMAQIIGGYSLGGADLLRRAMGKKKPEEMAQHRVMFREGADKNGLSAEQADDIFDLMEKFAGYGFNKSHAAAYALLAYYTAWLKAHHPAEFMAANMSLAMDDTDKVKILYEDCKLNKLAVLPPDVNASEYRFAPTDARTIRYGLGGIKGSGQGAIEDILRARAERPFTDLFDFCERVDRRQVNRRTIEALIRAGAFDSLNDNRAQLLASVSIAMEAADQKAESANQVSLFDLMGDAGDAHRPELIDEPRWTPKRTLQEEKHALGYYFSGHLFDACRDEVRRFVKSTLAGLEKEVQGNGGGFGRDVRGKTIAGVIAGVRTQMTQRGKMIIVQLDDGTGVVEMTVFNEVFDANRHMFREDELLIATGNARHDTFTGGVRFTAESVMDLATARSAYASALSIALAPEDSTMERLRTVLTQYRAKPRDAGPAGLGLLVRYRNPSAACEIHLGPNWRVEPDEALLGELRQWLGNDAVELMY
- the rimM gene encoding ribosome maturation factor RimM (Essential for efficient processing of 16S rRNA), yielding MNRPQGESSKAVKLPATLLSADPLPDDLVEVGYVGAAYGIRGWIKVQPHADDASALLHARRWWLLVPPQAGLVAAAEASHAQAVCVRIAQSREHSGTVVAQATGVSDRNLAEALRGRRVWIRREDFPAPDENEFYWVDLIGCTVSNEQGELLGEVSGLIDNGAHQILQVAYALPDGKAGERLVPFVDAFLRTVDTAGKRIVVDWGLDY
- a CDS encoding CoA pyrophosphatase, with the protein product MRPVFDPESLPIIDVDKRRPALSAPRLQADFIRHRLQAPPAWAPELTDESRVYDRSRSLRQAAVLVPIVERRDGLTVLLTERNANLSAHAGQISFPGGSQEDHDTSRIDTALRETEEEVGLVRDYVEVLGALPDYITGTGFHVSPVVGLVRDGFTLRPDASEVADVFEVPLAFLMDPSHHERRLFRWVDGERMFYAMPFPREGGGHRFIWGATAGMLRNLYHLLAA
- a CDS encoding sorbosone dehydrogenase family protein, which translates into the protein MGIVRHFVDRTARLASLACLTLLSAPAATSAALPLAQIQLPPGFRIEVLSDEVPNARGMALTPSGTLFVGTQEGKVYALPSALGGKPVVRVVASGLARPVGVAFRDGSLYASSTSRIVRLDNIEARLDHPPTPVVVTDRFPKETTHGWKFIAFGPDGYLYVPVGAPCNICAPDENRYANIMKMKPDGSDLQVVARGVRNSVGFDWHPATHELWFTDNGRDYLGDDQPDDELNRVTQAGQHFGYPFCHAGNIPDPEFGKQRACSEFVPPVAKLGAHVAALGMRFYTGTQFPAEYRNNIFIAEHGSWNRSERVGYRIVRVIVDAQGKAVRQEIFAQGWLQHGKFWGRPVDVLAAPDGSLLVSDDDAGAIYRIRYAP
- the rplS gene encoding 50S ribosomal protein L19 translates to MNIIEQIEKEEIARLTANKTIPAFAPGDTVIVSVNVVEGNRKRVQAYEGVVIAKRNRGLNSSFIVRKISSGEGVERTFQLYSPLIAGIEVKRRGDVRRAKLYYLRERSGKSARIKEKLVSKAAKAAQ
- the msbA gene encoding lipid A export permease/ATP-binding protein MsbA — its product is MGYLRPELRIFIAAIVAMAVVAASEGVIPKVVNDLLDKGFGGQYAGKLWHVPAILTGVALIRGVAQFASGYLLSLISNRVLLKMRMQMFDRMLHAPAQFYHRNTAASLINAVIFEVNQVLSILTSVFITLVRDSLTVVALLIYLFYTNWRLTLIVAVILPVIGYLMSKINRRLRRLNRDHQTLTNSAAYVVEEAAGGFKVVKLHGGEAYEMNRFRAMAERLKNYSMRMAVAGGLNQPVTAFLAALALSVIITIAMIQAQGNQTTIGGFTGFVMAMLLLISPLKHLTDINQPLTRGLTAAELIFRLIDEPVEPQDGGVRIERARGDLVFERVGFRYGEGMRAALEGIDIRVPAGEVVALVGPSGSGKTTLVNLVPRFFDPSDGRILLDGHAIGDIALRELRNQIAFVSQDVVLFNDTVAANVAYGVGPEDKIDMARVERALQAAYLTDVVKNLPEGVNTNIGDNGMKLSGGQRQRLAIARAIYKDAPILILDEATSALDSESERQVQAALEALMVGRTTLVIAHRLSTIENADRIVVLDHGRVAEQGTHEELLGANGLYAGLHRIQFATH
- the rpsP gene encoding 30S ribosomal protein S16 produces the protein MVVIRLARGGSKKRPFFNIVATDSRNRRDGRFIERVGFYNPLASEGEEGLRVVQDRLAYWQGVGAQLSPTVARLVKQNAAKAAA